A segment of the Serratia fonticola genome:
AGTTCCTTAGGGCCTTCATCACCGCTAAAGAAATGAATGTAGATATCACACCCAGCTTCAATAAGTTCTTTTGCCGTTGCCTTGCCGATACCTTGTTCAGCACCGGTAATAAAGACTTTTTTACCTGAAAGGTTTCCCATGTTTACTTCCTCTCTCTTTAACATGAATACGTGACAGCCACGAATGATTACTGGCCTTGGTTAAAAATGACCATATACTTTCCAGCCCATTTTTATTTCAAAATGAAGCGATTTATCACAAGGATAAAAAAATAATGCAGCTCAGCGGCATTAAGCCACGTCAAACAACCCTCTAGTTTCATTGATTAAATAAAATGTGCCCTTTCGATAACTGGCTATCGCATCTTTATTTCTGGCATTCTCCTCTCTCATGTCCCTCAATCCATGAGGCACATTCAGCAACTACCTCAGCCAAAGGCCGGTCGATATCGATCGTCATGACATCGCGTTCGCTTTCGCCAGGTTGTTCCAGCGCAGCGAATTGAGAATCCAGCATGTGAGGTTGGAAAAAATGCCCTTTACGCTGTTTCATACGTTCTTCAATAACCCGATGACTGCCGTTAAGGAAGATAAAAGAAATCCGTGGATCCCCATGGCGCAAAAGGTCTCGATAGCTTTTTTTCAACGCTGAGCAAACCACCAGCGAGGTGGGATTTGTACGCAGCATCGCATAACACGCCTCACTGATTGCCTGCAGCCAAGGGAGGCGATCGCTATCGTCGAGGGCGCCGCCCTCAGCCATTTTGTCAACGTTAACGCGTGGGTGTAAAAAATCACCGTCCAGGCAAGGGATATCCAACTGCTGGCTGATCTTTTGCGCCACGGCAGATTTACCACTGCCAGAGACGCCCATCAGCACGAACAGACGATGCGCATTTTTTATTGAACAGCCATTCTCATCACTCATATTCATGTTCCTCTGAATTCAGGCAATAGTTGCCCTGGCAGTGAGAGACCTTATCTCTCGCTGCCTAACGACATGGATGTTATTAAAACCTCTGGTGGCGCTTTAGCGGCTGTCCGTCTTGACAGACTGACGGCACACCAACGTCGGAGTAAACAAAAACTCTTCGGGTGCCAACTCCGGGTTATTAATACGATTAAGCAAATGCTCGACCATCACCTGCGCCATATCCGCCAGAGGTGGCATCACGGAAGTCAGGCCGGGGTTAATCAACCCAGACAGGGGGATGTTATCGATGCCCACTACCGAGATGTCCTGCGGTACCCCGACACCGGCATCTCGTAACCCGGCAATCAGACCAATTGCCAACGCATCGTTAATCGCTACCACCCCGTCAGGACGTGGCGAATGCTGCAACACTTTCGCGGCTAATGAGTAGCCCAATTCCGACATTTCGGTGTCGCCATACGCTGTCAGTGCTTTACCTTCAATCACCCCCTGCCTCTCTTGAACCCGATCATTGGCCTCTAGTGCCGTAAAAAAGCCTTTGATCTTATGGCCACGGCTCACTGTCAGGCTGGCTTCAGTCACAAAAACGAGGTTACGGCAACCGCGATCGATCAGATGCTGAGCGGCTAACCTTCCTGCCTCGACGTTATCCATCGATACGCTGTCGTAACGCCTTGCATCGGAGGTACTCTCATCCAGAATACGACTGTCATAGTTCACCATGACCATGCCCCGTTCCGCCGCATAGGAAAAATGTTTCTTTTTCATATCGCTGGCCGCCACGATGATGCCACGGACGCCATAAGAGAACATATCCTCCAGAAAGGCTTGCTCCTCATCCTCCTGACGATAGGTATTTCCTAATAGAACGCGATAGCGGTATTTTTTAGCCCCCAGATCCACTTCTCTGGCTAATGCGGCAAAGCTCGGGTTAACGATCGAAGGGACCAGCAGACCGATCATTTTGGACTGTCCCGTTTTCAACTGTTGTGCTAACCGGTTCGGCTGATAATTCAGCTCATAGACGGCCTGTTTGATACGCTGTAGCGTCTCAGGACGCATCTGATCGGTTCGCCCATTCAATACGTTGGAAACACTGCTTATGGAAACCTCAGCGTGTCGTGCAACATCCCGAATATTTGCCATTGCTGTACCTGTTCCTCATCGTTATACCCGGCATACTTGAAGATGCTTCGGCATTCGCTTGCCGTCTTGATGCAGCTCCAATCATTCTGGGTATATGTTTACCCGTGATAACCCCGCCATCAGATTATCATCTGCTCACTATAAACACCGACAATTTGCTCTGTAATCCGTAATCACAGGCTCACCGTTAATAACCCGCCAGCCCCGGCAACCACGTTGTCAATGACGGTATCATGGCGACAATCACTATCCCGACTAACACCACCATCAGGTACTTCGCCATCGGGCGAATCACGTGTTTCATTTCCACGCCGCAAATAGCGCAGGTGGTATATAACCCCAGCCCGATAGGTGGCGAGAACAGCCCGAAGCCCATGGCAAGGATCATGACGATGCCAAAGTGCAGAGGGTTGAAGCCCAGTTGAATCGCGATCGGTACCAGAATCGGTGCAAAGATGATCAACGCCGGAGCCCCTTCCAATACCGCACCAAAAATAATCAGAATGACGATGGTTAACAGGAGGAATAGCCAGGCCCCCTGTTCCATCCCGATACCGACCAACAACGCTGCAATCTGTTGCGGGATCATCTGGATGGTCAATGCGTACGAAAGGCTGGTGGCACAAGCCACGATAAACAGCAGTACGCCGGACATCGCCGCAATGTCGATAAACATTTTGACCGTGGCTTTAAGCGTCAGCTCACCAAAAGCCAGGCGTCCAACCACAATGGCATATACCACAGCAAAGGCAGATATCTCTGTTGAGGTCGCAATGCCCATCATGACGCCACGCCCAATCATGAAGATCATGACCAGTCCGATAGCAGCCCCTAACCAAAGCTGCATTCGCGGGCGCAATACCGGATAGGCTTCACTGACGTTAATCCGGCCACCGAATCGATTTGCTGCAATCAGCAACAGCACCAACAGACAGGCGGCAGGCACCAATCCCGCAATGAATAACGCGCCAATAGAGATATTCGCGACAAACCCCATCACAATCAGATTCACACAAGGGGGAATGGTCTCAGCCATGACCGCAGAGGCGGCAAATACGCCGGCGGCTTCCTCACTATCCTGTTTGGCACGCCGTACTGCGGGCATCAATACCCCACCCACCGCCGCGACATCCGCCAGTTTGGAGCCGGAAATGCCGGAGAAAAAAGCCATCGACAGCACGGTGGTCATATTCAGTCCACCACGGAACCGCCCCATACCCCTTACGATAAGTTCCACCAGACGTGTCGACATACCGTTGATTTCCATCGCCGCCCCGGCCAACAGGAAGAAGGGGATAGCCAGCAAAACGAAGTGGTCTACACCGGCAGCCACCTGCTGGGAAAAGAAGACAAACGGCAGTGAGGGATCGCAGATAAAGAACACCATCGCCGACATCCCTAAGGTAAAAGCAATGGGGACGCCGGCCAGGATCCCGAGGAAGAAGCAGATCAGCATCAGTCCAGCACCCGCGCTGGCCGGATCGGCCATCAGCGACAGCTTCAGATAGCCCAGCAGAGCCAACAGCAATATGCCTGCGCCACTAAGCAGCACCACCTTGATACGTTCACGCAACGCATGCTCGAGAGCGGCAATCATCATAACCACTGAGCCAATCAAGACGGGAATGACATAGATAATCTGCGGCAAGCCTGTTTCGGTGGTTTGCAGCCTGGCGGCCTGCACCAGATCGTAGCTGGACACCACCAACCCCACAGAAACCAAAAACAGTATCCAACGGCTGGCATGCACGACATAAGGGCGGACCTGTTCGGGAATAAAACGCAGGAACAAATCGACGCCGATATGCCCTCCACGGCCGGTAGATGTCGCGACGCCAAAGAAAACCAGGGCAATCATCATCGCTCTGGCCACCTCTTCCGCCCAATGTATTGGGGAATGTAGCGCATAGCGCCAGATCACTGAGGTGAATACCACCAATACGTTAATCAGCAGTACCAACGCGCCTGCCCAGGAAGTCATGGTGGTCAGAAACCGACTTAATCGACTCAGGTACGCTAGCGGTTTAATCTCATTTTTTTTCATCATAGATACATCTTCCATAATGAACCTCACTCAACGATTCCAATCAGAAAGTGGCCAGCTACAGCCACCGTAGGTATTACGGTGCATCAGCGGAAGATGCCGCATCGATCTGTGCAACAATCGGCTTCATCTGTGGATATTGCGCGAGGAACTTATCCCACACCGGCTGCACCTGCTGGCGGAAATACTCCCGATCGACCTCATGGAAGACCACGCCCCCCGCGGTTAAATTCTCGATAGCCTGCTGTTCTATGCGGTGAGATTGCAGACGTTCATACTCAGTCGCTTCTTTAGCCGCTGCCAACACCTCGGGCCGTAACGGCTCCGGGATCTGTTGGAAACTGTTTTTGTTCATGGCAATCATGACGGGGTTATAGATATGGCGGGTCAGTGCGGCATTTTTGACAATTTCATAGAATTTGCTGGAATACACCGTGGCAGCATCATGTTCAACACCGTCAATCACCCCCATTTGCAGGCTGGAATAGACCTCGCCACCCGGCATTGGGATAGCAACCGCGCCCATGTGATTCACTGTCGCGATAAAATTGGGCACAGGCAGCACACGGATCTTGAGATTCTTCAGTTCCTCCGGTTTCTCAACCGCTTTTTTCGTGTAAATGTTCCTGGCGCCCAGGTTGTAGCCATAGCCCAGAACCACCACATTGGCTTTTTTCAGCATCAATTCTGACAATGACTTTCCAGCCTCGCCATCCAATGCTTTTCCTACCTGATCGTAGTCTTTGAACAAATACCCCAGATCCAGCACACCGATTTCCGGCACCAGAGTGGCCCAGATAGACGTCCCCGAGACCATGATGTTGATTGCCCCAATACGGACCTGCTGCGTGGCATCAGCCTCCTTGCCGAGCATGCCGTTAGGGAAATAATTGAGCTTGATCTGGTCTTTCAGTTTCTCATTTTTCTCAATATTGGCTTGGAAGCGTTTAAACCACACATAGTGAGCGGAGCTCTCATCCGCAGGCAAAGAGGAGTAAACCCGCAGGTTTACCGCCGCCTCCGCCAGGTTAACAGCCCCTACTCCCAGCATAAAAAGCGAACTAAAACAGGCACAAGTAAAAATCTGGCGTAAAGCTGAGTGTCTTTGAATTTTCATAGTGTTTTCCTTCAGCATGAGCTCATAACGTTGTCGTTGTTGACACGTCAATTCGCAAAAAAAGAACGAGAAAAGTAGGATTACTTTCTAACTGTATCCTTTTACTAAAACGTTACAGTTGAAAATAGAGCGGAAAAAACGCGCAATCAATGCTTATTTTGAGAAAGTAAAAACAAAAAAGCCGTTCTGTGAGATGTGCCGAAAAGCGTCATGAAAAAGAAGAAAACAGAAAGTCAGGGATCGGTGTTTAGTCACTGTTTAGTACAAACGGCCTTCAGCGTGTCAGGAGAGTAAAACGGTGTGATGGCACTAATGGTAACTTTTACGAATTTTTGACATCTTCATACAGATATCAGACAACTCGCTGGACTAAACACGCAAGAATGGACGCGATTCTTTTGACAAGGAGCATCACCATGAATCTGAAACGTATTTTTGCGCTACTGGCGTTGTCGATACTGCCATTGAGCGTACAGGCAGCGCCTGCCGCCGCCAAAGTCACCATAAAGTCTGAAGTTGCCTCACCGGTGGTTCTGGCCGATACCCAGGACAAAAACTACCTGAAAGTCTCGTTGGTGGGTTACCCGCTGGCGCTTGAAAAACGCAGCCCTATCAATCTGGCGCTGGTCATTGACCGCTCCTCGTCGATGAGAGGCGATCGCATCATCAACGCCAGAGACGCCGCCATCACCGCCGTCAACATGTTGACCAGTATCGATACGCTTTCGGTAGTGGCTTACGACTCTGGGGTAGAAGTCGTGATCCCGGCAACCAGGGTAAAAGATAAAGCGCAGCTGATTGATAAAATTCAAAAGAGCATTGAGCCTCGTGGAATGACGGCGTTGTTTGCCGGTGTGAGCAAGGGCATTGAGCAGGTTGGCAAGCATCTGGATAAAGAGCAGGTAAACCGCATTATTCTGCTGTCTGATGGGCAGGCCAACGTGGGGCCGAGTTCCAACAGTGAGCTGGCCGAACTGGCGAAAATCGCGGCCAAAAAAGGTATCGCCATTACCACCATCGGCATCGGCGATGGCTACAACGAAGATCTGATGACTACGATTTCTGGCTATAGCGACGGTAATCACGCCTTTGTTGAGAAGTCCAGCGATCTGGAAAAGACCTTCGCACGCGAATTTAACGATGTGATGTCCGTGGTCGCGCAGGATGTCGAAGTAGTGATCACGACGGCCGATCAGGTTACGCCAGTGCGTCTGCTGGGCCGTGATGGCAGTATTAGCGGCAATACCGTCACCGTGAAGTTGAACCAACTGTATTCCAATCAGGAAAAATATGTTTTGCTGGAAGTGATCCCGGCAAAAGGAAGCAATGCTCAGACCAAGCCGCTGGCGGATATCAGCGTGCGTTACGCCAACCTGAGCAGCAAGCAGACCGATACCTTTAACGAAAAAGTGGCGTTACGCTACAGCCAGTCCGCCAGGGATGTCAGTGCTGCGCAGGTGGATGATGTCTTGGTAGAATCCGCCATCCAGAAAGCCGCTATCGAGAATGAACGCGCGGTTCAACTGATGGACCAAGGTAAAATGGAAGAAGCCAAAGCGGTGTTGAGCCAGAACGCAATGGCCTTGGAGAGCCTGCCAGTCACCGCCGCGCCTGCCAGACAAAAAGCCGAAGCCGGTGCGCAGCTCAACAAAGAGTTGATGGGGAAAATGGATAGCGACAGCAAAGCCTCATCCCGTAAAGCGGTGAAAGAACAGAATTACAACATTAAAACCCAGAAGAACCCGTAACCGATTATTGATAGCAGGCGCGCTCCCCTACGGCAACCATGCGGGCGGGGAGCCACAAGGAGCCAGATGATCACGCGAACGCCCCGAGCTTTGACGGTTTTTGTCACCATCACCGTTGTGATTTTCACGCTGATCGCCTATCTGGGCGTGCGAACTCTGGAGCACGAAGCCCTGCTGCGGCACTACCAATCCCAGACGTTAGCGCAGACGCGTACGCAGCAGGTTAGCGCCAGTATTATGGCTATTCTCCAGCAGAAAGCGACGCGGCTGGATGCCATTACTGACTACATGCAACGGGACGCGCAAGCCCTGAAGGAACTGGTTGAGAAAGACGGCGAAATTGACGCCGTGTTTATCCTGCAGAAAAACCGGTTGTTATACCCGCATGAAAGCAGCCCGCTAAGCCAGAAAGAACAGGCTTGGGTTCAGGCCATCACCCCGCTGGTGAACGATCCTTCCCTGCTTTACAGCCACAGCGTAAAAAGCGAGTCGGATACCCCGCAATCCGGCTGGTTCATTCACGGCGAGGTTCAAGAGCCGCTGCTGATTTACTGGCGCCATAAAGGGAATGACATCCTTGGCTTTCGCGTCTCTTACATCAAATTGCTCTCGGATGTGATGAATGCCACCCAGGTCAACTTTGGCAACGACACGCTGGTGCTGGAAGAAAATGGGCGTTTGCTGTATCAAAGCAATCCTTACGCATCATTAGCCGGGCAACAGCGGCTGGATAAGCAAAACCTGCCCTATCCTCTTTCGGCCTGGCAGATAAGCTATTATGGTCAGTCGGTGAGTACCACCGCGCTCTATCTGTGGGGCGGCACGTTTATCCTGCTGCTGCTCGCCATCATAGGATTGATTATTTTCCGTCTCTACCGGGAGTATACCCAGGCGGCGCGGCTCGCCCGCCAGCAGGTGAATTTTGTCAGCCAGGTATCCCATGAGCTGAAAACCCCCCTGACCAATATCACGCTGTACGCCGAGTTGCTGAAAGAACAACGTGATGAACAACAGGATGAGGGCGGGCGCTATCTGGCGGTTATCATCGATGAAAGCCAGCGTTTATCACGCCTGATCCAAAATATTCTGACCTTTACCCGCGAGCCCAAGCTGCATTTCCAGCCTGTTGACGTCAATCACCTGCTGGCGCAGATCGCTGATACCTTTGCCCCCTCACTCCAGGCCAAGGGAATGACGATCTCACTCACGCTGGGTGAAAATGCCATCGTAAGCAGCGATATCGACCGCCTGACGCAAATTATCAGCAACTTCCTGAGTAATGCAGAGAAGTACGCGGCAGCAGGAAAACGGGTCGATTTGCAGGTCGTCACCGGCGCAGACTTTATCGATATTCGCGTGCGAGATTATGGGCAGGGCATCGCGGAACACGAGCTCAAGATGATATTTACCCCGTTTTACCGAGTGAAATCAGACATTACCGAAGGCGTGTCAGGCACCGGTATCGGCCTGACGATTGCCCAACAGCTGGCGCACAGCCTGGGTGGCAAGATCCTGGTGACCCCGCAGTCACCCGGGGTGTGTTTTACTTTACGGCTGATGCGCACTACTGCCGCGCAGCCGATGGATCGTGATAACCACAGGGAGTCGTCATGAAAATACTGATCGTTGAGGACGATATCCACATTCGTCAGGGACTGGTGGAAGCCCTTTCCCGTGAAGGATACGCCCTGATTGCCGCAGAGAATGGCAAAGTGGCGTTGGAAAAGTACCAGCAGGAAAAACCTGACTTTATCATTCTGGATATCATGATGCCGGAACTGGACGGTTACGCAGTATGCCGTCAAATTCGCAGAATGGATGAGCATATCCCGATCGTCTTCTTATCAGCCAAGGATGAAGAGATCGACCGGGTTGTCGGGCTGGAACTGGGGGCCGATGACTATATCAGCAAGCCATTTGGTATTCATGAGATAAGAGCCAGGATCAAAACCATCGCCCGACGTTGTCTGAACAACAAAAGTCCCCAGCCTGACGTCAGCTTTTGCTTTGGCGATTTAACCGTTTACCCCAATGAGTTGTGCGCCCTGCGCCAGACTGCGCGACTGGAGCTCTCCCTGCGGGAGATCAAAATCCTGGACTGTCTCTACCAACACAGGAACCAGGTCGTCACGCGCGAAATGTTGTTCGATGCGGCCTGGGGCTATGACTATCTGCCTAACAGCCGCACACTGGATCAGCATATCTCAAAGCTGCGTAAAACCATTGAGCACGATCCGAATAACCCGCAGCTGATCCGCACCGTGCATGGCATGGGCTATCGCTACCAGGTTAAACAATAGACACCGCCTATTGCCTGGTAGAGAAAGCCCTTTAATCACAGGTTCAGAGCGATTCGATCACCCGGCGCAAAAGGCGCACGCGCGGCTCAATACTGCTCAATTCCAGATATTCTGCCGCACTATGGAACCCGGCACCAATCGGGCCAAAGCCATCCAGCGTCGGCACCCCTAGCGCAGCGGTATGGTTGGCATCCGATCCCCCACCGACTGCCTGCCAGCGAATATCGATATTCTCCAGCTTCCCGGCAGACTCGACCCTTTCCATCAGTTGCTGGGTCTTTTCTGAAGGTGCCATTGCTGGCGAATGTGCCTGCAGGGTGACGTCGAGACGAACATCCGCCGTAAAACACGCGGGAACCGAGGCGCGCATCAGGCTATCGATACGCTCAAATTCGTCGTTCTGCCAAAAACGGACGTCAACAATGACCTGCGCATAATCCGCAACCACATTGGCCGCCGCGCCACCGCTAACCACCCCGGCGTTCAACGTAGTGCCCAATTCGGCATTGGCCAGGTGATTAAGGTGTAATATCCAGTGCGCCATTTCATTAATGGCTGAACGTCCCTTTTCAGGATCGTTACCGGCGTGAGCAGCAACACCATGAAACTCCAGCGCATAACGCGCCATTCCCTTGCGCGCTTTGACCAGTGATCCATCGGCACGGGCGGCCTCACACACCAATACGCAGCGGCTGCGTTTCGCTAAATCATCAATCCATTGCGCAGAGTGGAGTGAACCCGTCTCTTCATCCGGGTTCATGGCAATGGCGATAGAAAGGCGGTCTTTCGCCTCAGCAGATAACTCACGCATCGCCCAAAGCATATTGAGTAATCCGCTTTTCATATCCCCTACGCCGGGGCCATAAACACGATCCTCGCGAATGCTCATCGGGCGCTCCGCAACGGTCCCCACGGGAAAAACCGTATCGAGATGCCCCACCAGCAACACATCAAAATGTGCGCTATGTGGCCGGTTGGTCGCAAAGACCCCAGGGCCGACTTTGTCACCCAGATCGACAATTTCACTGTGCCAACCGAGCTGACGGTATTTTTCATGCATGATGCCTGCCACGGTGGCTACGCCATCCAGCGTAGCAGTCCCACAATCGACATTCACCAATGAGGCCAACTCTGCCAGATAGTCGTCTAATTGCATGGTGTTTCCTCTGTTGTCATCGGCGGCCTGATTGCCGCCCCGTACTGAAATCAAGACGTGTACGAGCAACGCCCGCACTCCCTGGCATTACTGGATAAAAATACGCATCAGCAACATGGCGCCGAAGGCGTTAAGGACCGAGATCGCTATCATCAACGGGATCAACTTGGCGCTGGTGCCAATCACCCCGAGGATGCGTCCGGCATACTGGATCTGCGACCCCATCAGATAGATGGCGGGTGCCAGGATCGCCAGATGCTGTCCCGTCAGACTGCCACTGTCGAACAGGCTGACGGCAACGCCGATCCCACCGCCCATTGACATCCAGCCGCCAATCAGTACCGCTGCCGCCTCGCCCGGCAAGCCAAACAGTTGCATCAGAGGGGCAAAAATGAAGGCCAGCCCATCCAGCGCACCGGTGATGGTCAGGGCTTTAATCACCACAAACGCCATCAGTACGTTAGGCAGGGTGCTGGTCGTTGCAATGTTCCAGCCTTTACGTGCGCCAGCAACAAAGACATCGGTGATCATAGGTTTGGATTCAGTTGACATGCTCATGGCGTGCTCCTTATGCCTCATTGGTTTCAGAAACTGCGGCCTCTTTACGGCGCATTTTCAGCAATAGACGCAGGATATTCGCGCCAACAATTTTCATAAAAAACATCACCACGATGCACAAGCCGATCGAGGCAGGCACGGCCAGGGTTCCATCCACTGCCACCAGCGTGAACAACACTGCGCCAGAAGAGAAGAAATTGGTGATCATCGCACCAGCAGAGAACTGGAACATGGTAAAGACGTCTTTTTCGTTCTCGGTGATCTGTTTCTCATCCACCAGCTTACGCGTTAATGAAGCGCCAACGTCGGTGCTCTGCAAACTGCCAATAAGCGCCAAACCGGTGTTACCGCGCAGCCCAAGCAACGGGCGTAATAATGGGGTCAACAGCTTACGTGCCGCATTCAGTGCACCGTAATGTTCGAGAACGTTAATCATCCCCAAGGCAAACATGACGGCGGGAATCAAACCAAAGGCGAAAAGAAAACCGTCCATGGCGCCGTTACCACCGGTACCACGAAAAGCGCTGTTGGTGACATTAAGTGCATCGCCACTCTGAGTGACGCCGCTGACAACGCGGCCGAATGAGCCATTCAGCGTGGTGAAGTCGAATACGCCATACCATTCCTTCCCCCCGAGCAACCCCGAAAAAAACACCATGGCAAAAAGGAGTGCAACGTAAGCCCCCCAGCGAACCGGGGCTGTTTCTGTTGCCGTGGGGGAAATATTTTGTTGCTGTTCGCTCATATCATTTCCTCATTATCGTATGACAAAATAACCCTCCGCTGGTGAAACTGCGTTGGCTTATCGAAATACTTACTGTGTCCATTTTTTTCAGCAACATTCTGATGATGGTCAAAAAAAACCGCAGAAAGAGAGAGCCATCCGAGTTAATATGACCGCGTTCCCACTTTATTCTGTACGAATTAACGCTCTGGTGATGAAATTGGTACAAAATGTTTGCGCTTTTCAACAATAAAATATACAACTGCCGTACTGAGCACTTGGGATTAAATAGCCAAAGAGAAAAAAACGCGGGTAAATAAATCGAATATCCGCTCACTATCAGGCTAATGCTCGGCAACCAAACGGCCGTGTATTAACATGAATTACCCTCCCGGATGACGTTAAAGCCCATACTGCAGCCAAGTATTGTATTCTCTTGCCACATGACATCCCCCATTTAATTTATGCGACCTCTGTCCCAGTTATAAAAACTCGTAAACAGATAACCAGAAAACAGAATACCGCCCTTCGCATTTGATCGATTAAAAATCATTAATCGACATTTCACGCCATCAGGCCCAAGGAGCGCGAAGATGAGCAGTCAGATTCTTTCCGCAAAGGAAAAATTTGGTTACGGACTGGGGGATGCCGCCAGTCACATCGTGTTTGATAACGTCATGTTATACATGATGTTTTTTTATACTGATATTTTTGGTATTCCCGCCGGGTTTGTCGGCACTATGTTCTTGTTGGCCCGCGCGCTGGATGCTATTTCTGACCCGTGCATGGGGCTGATTGCGGATCGCACCCGCAGCCGTTGGGGTAAATTCCGGCCATGGATCCTGTTTGGTGCCGTGCCGTTCGGCATCGTCTGCGTGTTTGCCTACAGCACACCAGACCTCAGCATGAACGGCAAAATGATCTATGCCGCCGTGACTTACACGCTACTGACGCTGATGTATACCGTGGTTAACATTCCTTACTGTGCGCTGGGTGGCGTCATTACTAACGACCCAACGCAGCGCATCTCTCTCCAGTCCTGGCGATTCGTGCTGGCAACGGCGGGCGGCATGCTGTCTACCGTGCTGATGATGCCGCTGGTCAATCTGATTGGTGGTGAAGATAAAGCGGCGGGGTTCCAGGGAGGGATTGCCGTGCTCTCCGTGGTGGCCTTCATCATGCTGGCGGTTTGCTTCTTTACCACCAAAGAACGTGTGGAAGCGCCGCCGAATACCACACCGGTTCGTGAGGACTTGCGCGATATCTGGCAGAACGATCAGTGGCGCGTGGTCGGTGTGCTCACCATCCTCAATATTATGGCAGTGGCGATCCGTGGCGGCGCGATGATGTATTACGTCACCTGGATCCTCGGCCAGCCGGAGCTGTTCGCTATCTTCCTCACCACCTACTGCGTTGGTAACCTGTTCGGCAGCGCACTCGCTAAACCCCTCACCGATTGGAAATGCAAAGTCAGCGTTTTCTGGTGGACCAACGCCTTGTTGGCAGTACTCAGCTTTGTCATGTTCTTTGTGCCGATGCATGCCAGCATTACCCTGTTCATCTTCATCTTTGTGATTGGCGTGCTGCACCAGCTCGTTACCCCTATTCAGTGGGTCATGATGTCAGACACCGTGGACTACGGTGAATGGCAGAACGGCAAACGCCTCACCGGTATCAGCTTTGCCGGGACGTTGTTTGTACTGAAACTCGGCCTTGCCATCGGCGGCGCGCTGATTGGCTGGATGCTGGCAGGCGCCGGTTATCAGGCCGGAGCCGCCACGCAAACCAACACGACAATCAGCATCATTATTGCGCTGTTCACTCTTATCCCAGGTGTCTGCTATCTGCTCAGCGCCATTGTTGCCAAACGCTACTACACCCTGAAAACGCCGTTCCTGAGAAACATCCTCAGCGATCTGGCTCAGGGTGCGCGCCGCAATCAGCAACAGTTCGACGAATCCCCTGTCTCTAAAGAATTTCAGCAGTAAGAGGAAAAATAATGAAAATCAGTGACGGTAATTGGCTCATTCAACCCGGCTTAACCCTGATCCATCCACTTCAG
Coding sequences within it:
- a CDS encoding gluconokinase, GntK/IdnK-type → MSDENGCSIKNAHRLFVLMGVSGSGKSAVAQKISQQLDIPCLDGDFLHPRVNVDKMAEGGALDDSDRLPWLQAISEACYAMLRTNPTSLVVCSALKKSYRDLLRHGDPRISFIFLNGSHRVIEERMKQRKGHFFQPHMLDSQFAALEQPGESERDVMTIDIDRPLAEVVAECASWIEGHERGECQK
- a CDS encoding LacI family DNA-binding transcriptional regulator, yielding MANIRDVARHAEVSISSVSNVLNGRTDQMRPETLQRIKQAVYELNYQPNRLAQQLKTGQSKMIGLLVPSIVNPSFAALAREVDLGAKKYRYRVLLGNTYRQEDEEQAFLEDMFSYGVRGIIVAASDMKKKHFSYAAERGMVMVNYDSRILDESTSDARRYDSVSMDNVEAGRLAAQHLIDRGCRNLVFVTEASLTVSRGHKIKGFFTALEANDRVQERQGVIEGKALTAYGDTEMSELGYSLAAKVLQHSPRPDGVVAINDALAIGLIAGLRDAGVGVPQDISVVGIDNIPLSGLINPGLTSVMPPLADMAQVMVEHLLNRINNPELAPEEFLFTPTLVCRQSVKTDSR
- a CDS encoding TRAP transporter large permease subunit codes for the protein MMKKNEIKPLAYLSRLSRFLTTMTSWAGALVLLINVLVVFTSVIWRYALHSPIHWAEEVARAMMIALVFFGVATSTGRGGHIGVDLFLRFIPEQVRPYVVHASRWILFLVSVGLVVSSYDLVQAARLQTTETGLPQIIYVIPVLIGSVVMMIAALEHALRERIKVVLLSGAGILLLALLGYLKLSLMADPASAGAGLMLICFFLGILAGVPIAFTLGMSAMVFFICDPSLPFVFFSQQVAAGVDHFVLLAIPFFLLAGAAMEINGMSTRLVELIVRGMGRFRGGLNMTTVLSMAFFSGISGSKLADVAAVGGVLMPAVRRAKQDSEEAAGVFAASAVMAETIPPCVNLIVMGFVANISIGALFIAGLVPAACLLVLLLIAANRFGGRINVSEAYPVLRPRMQLWLGAAIGLVMIFMIGRGVMMGIATSTEISAFAVVYAIVVGRLAFGELTLKATVKMFIDIAAMSGVLLFIVACATSLSYALTIQMIPQQIAALLVGIGMEQGAWLFLLLTIVILIIFGAVLEGAPALIIFAPILVPIAIQLGFNPLHFGIVMILAMGFGLFSPPIGLGLYTTCAICGVEMKHVIRPMAKYLMVVLVGIVIVAMIPSLTTWLPGLAGY
- a CDS encoding TRAP transporter substrate-binding protein, with protein sequence MKIQRHSALRQIFTCACFSSLFMLGVGAVNLAEAAVNLRVYSSLPADESSAHYVWFKRFQANIEKNEKLKDQIKLNYFPNGMLGKEADATQQVRIGAINIMVSGTSIWATLVPEIGVLDLGYLFKDYDQVGKALDGEAGKSLSELMLKKANVVVLGYGYNLGARNIYTKKAVEKPEELKNLKIRVLPVPNFIATVNHMGAVAIPMPGGEVYSSLQMGVIDGVEHDAATVYSSKFYEIVKNAALTRHIYNPVMIAMNKNSFQQIPEPLRPEVLAAAKEATEYERLQSHRIEQQAIENLTAGGVVFHEVDREYFRQQVQPVWDKFLAQYPQMKPIVAQIDAASSADAP
- a CDS encoding VWA domain-containing protein; this translates as MNLKRIFALLALSILPLSVQAAPAAAKVTIKSEVASPVVLADTQDKNYLKVSLVGYPLALEKRSPINLALVIDRSSSMRGDRIINARDAAITAVNMLTSIDTLSVVAYDSGVEVVIPATRVKDKAQLIDKIQKSIEPRGMTALFAGVSKGIEQVGKHLDKEQVNRIILLSDGQANVGPSSNSELAELAKIAAKKGIAITTIGIGDGYNEDLMTTISGYSDGNHAFVEKSSDLEKTFAREFNDVMSVVAQDVEVVITTADQVTPVRLLGRDGSISGNTVTVKLNQLYSNQEKYVLLEVIPAKGSNAQTKPLADISVRYANLSSKQTDTFNEKVALRYSQSARDVSAAQVDDVLVESAIQKAAIENERAVQLMDQGKMEEAKAVLSQNAMALESLPVTAAPARQKAEAGAQLNKELMGKMDSDSKASSRKAVKEQNYNIKTQKNP